The following proteins are encoded in a genomic region of Aquella oligotrophica:
- a CDS encoding TraB/VirB10 family protein has product MSDFDSEKSKKKQNWVLWGSVGAIVFFFVIILLSTGRRNQPNSDPEKGVNISDINASVANNISDKEVWIQQSAQKFDDVQNQVNDIKSQLSAQNKLESDTQSYNQQQFTKIMAALEDIKRAPAPDTPLAAIMPKGKGGEGTGLPPLSEESAILMPDEPDIVSVKLSSESAESTATTGKTAQNAANKPKNTQTYLPTSFVKAKVITSIDAPCGGTAQDNPFPILLNITDSAQLPNGVRTKIKGCFVLAAGYGDVASERAYFRTEKISCVMKNGDVIDMKMEGYIVGEDGKAGLRGRLVSKEGRQVALALLSGTVGGLATAFANQATTLQQTSVGTNQYVNPSQSMGFAAANGVSGGFNQLAQYYINLAEKTFPVIEITDQRNVTIVNTQGIEFPVNVNQDYQKINSLPISVN; this is encoded by the coding sequence ATGAGTGATTTCGATTCTGAAAAGTCCAAGAAAAAACAGAACTGGGTGCTATGGGGATCTGTTGGTGCAATTGTCTTCTTTTTCGTAATTATCCTCCTTAGCACCGGGCGCAGAAATCAGCCGAATTCTGACCCAGAAAAAGGTGTCAATATTTCTGACATTAACGCCAGTGTTGCCAATAATATTTCTGACAAGGAAGTATGGATCCAGCAATCAGCGCAGAAGTTTGATGATGTACAAAATCAGGTTAATGATATCAAATCCCAGTTAAGCGCTCAAAATAAACTGGAAAGTGATACCCAGAGCTACAATCAGCAGCAGTTCACTAAAATTATGGCTGCTCTTGAAGATATCAAGCGTGCACCAGCTCCTGATACCCCATTAGCAGCAATTATGCCTAAAGGCAAGGGTGGTGAGGGTACTGGATTACCTCCGTTATCAGAAGAGTCTGCCATATTAATGCCTGATGAGCCAGATATTGTTTCGGTAAAACTAAGTAGTGAATCTGCTGAAAGTACCGCTACTACAGGTAAAACTGCTCAGAATGCGGCAAATAAACCTAAAAATACCCAAACTTACTTACCTACTTCATTTGTTAAGGCAAAAGTAATCACATCAATTGATGCACCATGTGGTGGTACCGCCCAGGATAATCCATTTCCCATACTATTAAATATTACGGATAGTGCTCAATTACCAAATGGTGTCAGAACTAAAATCAAAGGCTGTTTTGTCCTAGCTGCTGGTTATGGTGATGTTGCCTCAGAACGAGCATATTTCCGCACGGAAAAAATCTCCTGCGTCATGAAGAATGGTGATGTTATTGATATGAAGATGGAGGGGTATATTGTTGGAGAAGATGGTAAGGCTGGTTTGCGTGGGCGTTTGGTATCCAAAGAGGGGCGTCAGGTTGCACTTGCTCTATTATCCGGAACGGTGGGCGGTTTAGCAACGGCATTTGCCAATCAGGCGACTACATTACAGCAAACCTCCGTTGGAACAAATCAATACGTAAATCCAAGCCAATCGATGGGCTTTGCTGCTGCTAATGGTGTATCCGGTGGATTTAATCAGTTAGCGCAGTACTATATTAACCTGGCCGAGAAAACATTCCCTGTAATTGAAATTACAGATCAGCGCAATGTAACTATTGTTAATACACAAGGAATTGAGTTCCCGGTTAATGTTAATCAGGATTATCAAAAAATAAACAGCTTACCAATCAGTGTTAATTAG
- a CDS encoding TraK domain-containing protein, producing MKNSKLLVLLALTTSSAFGLQEFDIANNGEITAVISDYDVSRITIANSRIDTVKLSSKQLKVDTDDKTGQIYVRPVKPNKSTVSTIKIGNLHAQTVTGTSVNMFITDVDGRTYTLRLRMQSVPSETILIRPLRGASGSVVGSTDFTNQIVTFIEDMYLDRKNEDGYVVSAVDTKIKLWKEVNFMLYKTYTDNRFIGSVFILQNTSGKEIVLSENQFWKPNTIAVAIEKPVLANRELTKVFVIGAKQDE from the coding sequence ATGAAAAACAGTAAATTATTAGTCTTATTGGCACTGACAACTAGTAGCGCATTTGGACTCCAGGAGTTTGATATAGCCAATAATGGAGAAATTACAGCTGTAATCTCTGACTATGATGTTAGTCGGATAACCATTGCTAATTCAAGAATAGATACAGTCAAATTATCATCAAAGCAGCTGAAAGTAGATACAGATGATAAAACTGGCCAAATATATGTTCGACCGGTTAAACCAAATAAATCGACTGTATCAACTATAAAGATTGGTAATCTGCACGCGCAAACAGTAACTGGTACCTCAGTTAATATGTTTATTACTGATGTGGATGGACGAACTTATACACTGCGTTTAAGAATGCAGTCAGTACCTAGCGAAACTATTCTAATTCGTCCATTACGTGGTGCCAGTGGTTCTGTTGTGGGTAGTACTGACTTTACCAACCAGATAGTTACTTTTATTGAAGATATGTATCTTGACCGCAAGAATGAAGATGGTTATGTTGTTAGTGCGGTCGATACCAAGATCAAGCTCTGGAAAGAAGTCAATTTTATGCTGTATAAGACTTATACTGATAACAGATTTATTGGCTCAGTCTTTATTTTACAAAATACATCAGGCAAGGAAATAGTATTGTCCGAAAACCAGTTTTGGAAACCCAATACTATTGCTGTTGCAATTGAGAAACCGGTATTGGCAAATCGGGAATTAACCAAAGTTTTTGTTATTGGAGCGAAACAAGATGAGTGA